The Nitrospira sp. DNA segment AAAGTCGCCCAAAGAAGCGCTGGAAGCCATTAGACGACGAGTCGATCAGATCATGGGGGAGCAACGCTCAACGGCAGTGATGGAACGATGATGGACAGTCAGTCGCTCGCGGAGATGCAGAGGGCTACCGGATGATCCGATTGTCCGAGCGCGCATGGGGATATGTATTCGCCGGCCCTGCGTTTGTACTCGTGAGTCTGATCGCGCTTGCTCCGATTGCCGCGGCCTTGTGGCTCAGTCTGCGTCAGCAGTTGCCGATCTTTGGAATCGATGAATTTGTCGGCGCCCGGAACTATCTCCAATTGTGGGGGGATGACCGGTTTTGGGCCGCCTGCCGGACGACGTTGTATTTCACGGCCCTCTCCGTATCGGCCGAGCTGTTATTGGGTTTCGGATTTGCCTTGCTTCTGAACCGTCTGTCGAATGGAGCGGGCAAGGGACTCCGGTGGGCGCATGTCATGATCATTCTTCCGTGGGCGATTCCGACTGTCGTGTCCGCTCAGATCTGGGCCTGGCTCTATCAACCGGACTACGGCTTGCTCAATTATCTGCTCTCTGCTGCGGGGATCACCGAAGGGCCCATCGATTGGCTGGCCGATCCCGATTGGGCGATCCATGCGGCGGTGGTGATGGATGTGTGGAAAACCACGCCGTTCGCGGCGCTGTTGCTCTTGGCCGGATTGAAGGCCGTGCCGCAAGAACTCTACGCAGCAGCACGAGTCGACGGGGCCGGAGCGTGGGAACAATTTCGTCGGATTACCCTGCCACTTCTGATGCCTGTCGTCGTCATCGTGTTGGTCTTCCGTACGATGGACGCGGTCCGGGTGTTTGATGCGGTCTTTGTGCTCACGGGTGGAGGCCCGGGCAACAGCACGGAGACCCTGTCGATCTATGCGTACAAGACGCTCTTCCAAACCTTGCAGTTTGGGTATGGATCCGCTCTGGCCACGGCGATGTTTGTGCTTGCCGCACTCCTTTCGATGTTGTACCTCGCGCTGCTCCGCCGGCATGTGCAGGGGGGGGCCTGATGGATCGCCAGACCGAGCAGGCTGGGTCACCCATGATGAACGGGCTTCGAGCTCGTGGCCTTACAGTCGGTGTGCTTGTCCTTGTCGGGCTGTTCTGTCTCGGACCGGTGCTGTGGCAGGCGGTCACATCGATCAAGTTGGATCAGGATCTCGTGCGCCTGCCTCCTCTCATCCCAGAGCACGTAACGAGCGTGCACTATGATCGGGTCTTGCTCAATTCGTCACTACCACGGTCGCTCGTGAACAGCATGATCGTGGCCGCAAGTGCGACGGTGACCGCCATCGTAGTGGGTGCATTTTGCGCCTTTGCGCTCGCACGGCTCCCGATCTCCGGCAAGTCGGTCATACTCGGAGTGGCGCTCGTCACGTCGATGTTCCCGCCTATCGCGGTCATCAGTCCGTTGTACCTCCTGATGAGGGAGCTGGGGTTGAGGGATACCCTTGTCGCCGTGGGGTTGACCCATGCGGTGTATTCACTGCCGCTTGCCGTATGGCTGCTGACAAGTTTCTTTCAGCAGCTTCCCAAGGAGCTCTACCAGGCCGCGCGTATCGACGGCTGCACCCCGTTGCAGGCCTTACTGAGGGTGATGTTTCCTCTTGCGCGACCCGGGCT contains these protein-coding regions:
- a CDS encoding sugar ABC transporter permease, with protein sequence MIRLSERAWGYVFAGPAFVLVSLIALAPIAAALWLSLRQQLPIFGIDEFVGARNYLQLWGDDRFWAACRTTLYFTALSVSAELLLGFGFALLLNRLSNGAGKGLRWAHVMIILPWAIPTVVSAQIWAWLYQPDYGLLNYLLSAAGITEGPIDWLADPDWAIHAAVVMDVWKTTPFAALLLLAGLKAVPQELYAAARVDGAGAWEQFRRITLPLLMPVVVIVLVFRTMDAVRVFDAVFVLTGGGPGNSTETLSIYAYKTLFQTLQFGYGSALATAMFVLAALLSMLYLALLRRHVQGGA
- a CDS encoding carbohydrate ABC transporter permease; the encoded protein is MNGLRARGLTVGVLVLVGLFCLGPVLWQAVTSIKLDQDLVRLPPLIPEHVTSVHYDRVLLNSSLPRSLVNSMIVAASATVTAIVVGAFCAFALARLPISGKSVILGVALVTSMFPPIAVISPLYLLMRELGLRDTLVAVGLTHAVYSLPLAVWLLTSFFQQLPKELYQAARIDGCTPLQALLRVMFPLARPGLAVASLLVFIYSWNEFMFALTLTASDATRTAPVAVALFPGLYEIPWGDLAAASLVVTLPVAGLALAFQRHIIAGLTAGSVKG